In a single window of the Gadus chalcogrammus isolate NIFS_2021 chromosome 20, NIFS_Gcha_1.0, whole genome shotgun sequence genome:
- the frmpd4 gene encoding FERM and PDZ domain-containing protein 4 codes for MEELQDKEEEQGEEEDHRTKASGWPPPPPPPPPGPWGSAQGPPNGWDMGASREGRDCYINLLSHCGSLEEVCLEGDRFVAPAPRKVEMRRDPVLGFGFVAGSEKPVVVRSVTPGGPSEGRLVPGDEIVMINEEPVGSAPRERVIDLVRSCKESIVLTVIQPYPSPKSAFISAAKKAKLKSNPVKVRFAEEVVINGQIPETVKDNSLLFMPNVLKVYLENGQTKSFKFDHNTSIKDVISTLQEKLSIKSIEHFSLMLELRAEGSASKLMLLHEQEMLAQVTQRPGAHKMKCFFRISFVPKDPLELLRRDGVAFEYLYVQSCNDVVLERFGSELKYDTALRLAALQMYILTISTKQSQKVSLKYIEKEWGLALFLPPAVLSSMKEKNIKKALTHVLKTNQNLVPPGKKLTALQAKVHYLKYLSDLRLYGGRVFKSILVQGEKHTEVTLLVGPRYGISHVINPKTNLVALLADFSHVNRIEMYAEDEKMVRVELHVLDVKPITLLMESVDAMNLACLTAGYYRLLVDSRRSIFNVARSGAENAEASHEARVKQNYRAIEWTYSTPYKAAEDRGCGQRCGPDFSNHRECHDYQGERGRCESEIEPVYISEIHQPQHAVHMAHRVERCRTPLPQPYLGAPRPKPQDSARNAKVSFIFGDPPLDSVNPQNLGYQRLMDEQAEAMDNHSPMYGRLEEEEEEEEEYRLMEDAAEDVGGYRYAGKIFGPRECIEEPLLRDICYAETTDDAEDDDDVSCEEDAFMSDVEKPTFLSLSGSIDDIIDLTSLPPLPEGGDEEDSDVLLHSLNLAIAAPPPGFRDSSDEEEHQQGARAAGPHRGAPNDIPVSLIDSVPTQRTTGPGEPLDDAVVSTLRALEQLAASEDQSPEQSESTGVDISRAFSPESSSDSGNETNSSEMTESSELASAQRHSESHLRMVHIAEGYHGRSEEKAEFITPAERGAEDVDYNSQVPREEEEEAKSSAVASSQILHSDGGEMEPETMETKSLTDYFSKMHMGSVMNRQSGTLRDQDCRLGGDPGQPSDSSNGPFKELHKEALPHLVGRYNGFTARDSHYMNQLDLGRTHPREKQQPWQRAPGTKMSESHSPSECSVDSQSSHAGVLTERGEERCQPLIARQRSPSEGARSDAGGAQGGEQHSIKAAAAAEHDGQRLYDYHLSKRMSSLQSEGGAHSLQNSQCSSVDAGCSTGSSCCATPMDSPLCAESNYTLTSEGSGRGAACAAAEEKMCGAAGQGRSGTPLDPTLLRKSHTAEPGYGTLREGSGHRGPKIKETTGKTELRFVACTQLKQAWEDDPSLALCNETNAAATTTTTISTSTTSTATSPPPLKRTTDTSGHLPGLYPSSRKPPRESSTGSLRKPRRGGVLRRSWSSMTPPGARGFDLLLEKTKATFTGKSGGQDGLPQAPPKQQRRFYGKTLPKSWSQHAVDSVSSSGRKLLRGSAVLLPPSAAPRLKTSGAWRCHAPFSHCFLRDHVNNDGDPDDRTVQFPFPLLAVSQKQQQPTKNITGEEQTSSLRAEQRGGPTSAAATPGNQDMSLKARLARVSSMMGKTYSLPSGFEDARKDALEMIVLVGWSLGHGSECECREGGEETGQPGEHCEALQVQAKALSSACSQMAREHGSPEELLLTLTQSFHTLCCLTQACMSLVEGLSAERQRREVVTRVDEVVMNYVCLLKAAEAASGSNCNDQSVNALTRHSAAMSVVIHNLTHSLRTLIHKDTAALSLLCSEF; via the exons CCTCCTCTCCCACTGTGGCTCCCTGGAGGAGGTGTGCCTGGAGGGGGACAGGTTCGtagcccccgccccccggaAGGTGGAGATGCGCCGCGACCCTGTGCTTGGTTTCGGCTTTgtggcaggaagtgaaaaaccAGTGGTGGTGCGCTCAGTCACGCCAG GTGGCCCCTCAGAAGGTAGGCTGGTTCCGGGGGATGAGATCGTCATGATCAACGAGGAGCCGGTGGGATCGGCCCCCAGGGAGAGGGTCATCGACCTCGTCAG aAGCTGCAAAGAGTCCATAGTGCTGACCGTCATCCAGCCATACCCA TCGCCCAAATCAGCATTCATCAGCGCCGCCAAGAAAGCCAAGTTAAAGTCCAACCCCGTCAAGGTTCGCTTCGCCGAAGAGGTGGTCATCAACGGCCAGATCCCA GAGACGGTGAAAGACAACTCGCTTCTCTTCATGCCAAACGTGCTGAAAGTGTACCTGGAGAACGGGCAAACCAAGTCCTTCAAGTTTGACCACAACACCTCCATCAAG GATGTCATCTCGACCCTGCAGGAGAAGCTGTCCATTAAGAGCATCGAACATTTCTCCCTGATGCTGGAGCTCAGAGCGGAGGGCTCGGCCAGCAAGCTGATGCTCCTCCACGAGCAGGAGATGCTGGCTCAG GTGACCCAGAGGCCGGGAGCGCACAAGATGAAATGCTTCTTCCGAATCAGCTTCGTGCCGAAGGACCCCCTGGAGCTACTGAGGAGAGACGGCGTGGCTTTTGAGTACCTCTACGTCCAG AGCTGCAATGACGTGGTGTTGGAGAGATTTGGGTCAGAGTTGAAATACGACACGGCCCTTCGGCTGGCGGCGCTGCAGATGTACATCCTCACGATCAGCACCAAGCAGTCACAGAAGGTTTCCCTCAAGTACATCGA GAAGGAGTGGGGCCTGGCGTTGTTCCTGCCCCCTGCGGTGCTGTCCAGCATGAAGGAGAAGAACATTAAAAAGGCCCTGACTCACGTTCTCAAGACAAACCAGAACCTGGTGCCGCCCGGTAAAAAG CTGACAGCATTGCAAGCCAAGGTCCACTATCTCAAGTACCTCAGTGACTTGAGACTTTACGGTGGACGGGTCTTCAAATCCATCTTAGTG CAAGGCGAGAAGCACACAGAGGTGACCCTTCTGGTGGGACCGCGCTACGGCATCAGCCACGTCATCAACCCCAAGACCAACCTCGTGGCTCTGCTGGCTGACTTCAGCCACGTCAACCGCATCGAAATGTACGCCGAGGACGAGAAGATGGTGCGGGTGGAGCTCCATGTTCTGGACGTGAAG CCAATAACTCTGTTAATGGAGTCTGTTGATGCCATGAATCTGGCCTGTCTGACCGCCGGCTATTACCGCTTACTTGTGGACTCCAGGCGCTCTATCTTCAATGTGGCACGGAGCGGCGCTGAGAACGCGGAAGCGA GTCACGAGGCGAGAGTGAAGCAGAACTACCGGGCCATCGAGTGGACCTACAGCACGCCCTACAAGGCAGCAGAGGACCGAGGCTGCGGTCAGCGGTGCGGCCCGGACTTCTCGAACCACCGCGAGTGTCACGATTACCAGGGCGAGCGGGGGCGCTGCGAGAGCGAGATCGAGCCGGTGTACATCTCGGAGATCCACCAGCCTCAGCACGCCGTGCACATGGCGCACAGGGTGGAGCGCTGCCGGACCCCGCTACCCCAACCCTACCTCGGCGCCCCCAGGCCCAAACCCCAGGACTCGGCCCGGAACGCCAAGGTGTCCTTCATATTCGGGGACCCCCCCCTGGACAGCGTAAACCCCCAGAATCTGGGCTACCAAAGACTGATGGACGAGCAGGCGGAGGCCATGGATAACCACAGCCCCATGTACGGgcgtctggaggaggaggaggaggaggaggaggagtacaggCTGATGGAGGACGCCGCGGAGGACGTGGGGGGCTACCGGTACGCCGGCAAAATCTTCGGCCCAAGGGAGTGCATCGAGGAGCCGCTGCTGAGGGACATCTGCTACGCTGAGACCACGGACGACGcagaggacgacgacgacgtcaGCTGCGAGGAGGACGCCTTCATGAGCGACGTGGAGAAGCCCACCTTCCTCTCGCTCTCGGGGTCCATCGACGACATCATCGACCTCACCTCCCTGCCCCCGCTGCCGGAAGGAGGCGACGAGGAGGACAGCGACGTGCTCCTGCACTCTCTCAACCTGGCCATCGCCGCGCCTCCTCCAGGGTTCAGGGACAGCTCGGACGAGGAGGAGCACCAGCAGGGGGCCCGGGCCGCCGGACCCCACAGGGGGGCCCCCAACGACATCCCCGTGTCCCTCATAGACTCAGTGCCCACTCAGAGGACGACGGGCCCCGGAGAGCCGCTGGACGACGCGGTGGTGTCGACCCTGCGGGCGCTAGAGCAGCTCGCTGCATCTGAGGACCAGAGTCCCGAGCAGTCCGAGAGCACAG GGGTGGACATTTCCCGAGCCTTCAGTCCCGAGTCCTCGTCGGATTCTGGGAACGAAACCAACTCCTCTGAGATGACGGAGAGCTCCGAGCTGGCCTCCGCTCAGAGGCACTCCGAGAGCCACCTGAGGATGGTTCACATCGCCGAGGGCTACCACGGCAGGAGTGAAGAGAAGGCAGAGTTCATCACTCCCGCCGAGAGGGGAGCAGAAGACgtggactacaactcccagGTTCcccgggaggaggaagaggaggccaaGTCTTCAGCCGTCGCCTCCTCGCAGATCCTACACTCCGATGGGGGGGAGATGGAACCAGAGACCATGGAGACCAAGTCGCTCACCGACTACTTCTCCAAGATGCACATGGGCTCTGTGATGAACCGGCAGTCAGGGACCCTGAGGGACCAGGACTGCAGGTTGGGGGGAGATCCTGGCCAGCCCTCCGACTCATCCAACGGGCCTTTCAAAGAGCTCCACAAAGAGGCGCTGCCTCATCTAGTGGGGAGGTACAACGGCTTCACCGCCAGAGACTCTCATTACATGAACCAACTGGACCTTGGGCGGACTCACCCCCGGGAGAAGCAGCAGCCATGGCAGCGTGCGCCCGGAACCAAAATGTCGGAGAGTCACTCCCCCTCGGAATGCTCGGTAGACTCACAGTCTTCCCACGCGGGCGTCCTGACGGAGCGGGGAGAAGAACGATGCCAGCCGCTAATTGCCCGTCAGCGATCCCCATCCGAGGGCGCCCGCAGCGACGCCGGCGGAGCGCAGGGTGGCGAGCAGCACAGCATCAAGGCCGCGGCCGCTGCTGAGCACGACGGCCAGCGTCTCTATGACTACCACCTGAGCAAGCGCATGTCGTCGctgcagagcgagggaggcgcCCACTCCCTGCAGAACTCGCAGTGCTCCTCCGTAGACGCGGGCTGTAGCACCGGCAGCAGCTGCTGCGCCACGCCCATGGACTCCCCGCTGTGCGCAGAGAGCAACTACACGCTGACCTCTGAGGGCTCCGGGCGGGGGGCAGCCTGCGCGGCGGCCGAGGAGAAGATGTGTGGCGCCGCGGGCCAGGGGAGGAGCGGAACCCCACTGGACCCCACGCTGCTTAGGAAGAGCCACACAGCCGAGCCCGGCTACGGGACCCTGAGGGAGGGCAGTGGCCACCGGGGGCCCAAGATTAAAGAAACCACAGGTAAAACTGAACTTAGGTt TGTAGCTTGCACACAACTGAAGCAGGCATGGGAAGACGACCCCTCCTTAGCCCTCTGTAATGAGACAAATgcagccgccaccaccaccaccaccatctccacctccaccacctccaccgccacctcaCCACCGCCATTAAAGAGGACCACAGATACCAGTGGGCATTTACCGGGCCTGTACCCCTCCTCGAGAAAACCCCCACGTGAGTCGAGCACAGGCAGCCTCAGGAAACCGCGACGAGGGGGCGTgctgaggaggagctggagcagcatGACACCTCCAGGGGCGAGGGGCTTCGACCTCCTGCTGGAGAAGACCAAGGCCACGTTCACGGGGAAGAGCGGCGGCCAGGACGGCCTACCACAAGCGCCACCAAAACAACAGAGGAGATTCTACGGCAAAACATTACCCAAGAGCTGGTCCCAACACGCCGTGGACTCGGTCAGCTCTTCAGGCCGGAAGCTCCTGCGGGGGTCCGCGGTACTGCTTCCTCCGTCGGCCGCGCCGAGGCTGAAGACATCAGGCGCGTGGAGGTGTCATGCTCCGTTCAGCCACTGCTTTCTGAGGGACCATGTGAATAACGACGGCGATCCCGACGACAGGACGGTCCAATTCCCTTTTCCTCTATTAGCTGTGAGCCAGAAGCAACAGCAACCCACAAAGAACATCACTGGTGAAGAACAAACATCCTCCCTGAGGGCAGAACAACGAGGCGGTCCAACAAGCGCGGCCGCCACCCCCGGCAATCAGGACATGAGCCTCAAAGCCAGGCTGGCACGCGTGAGCTCCATGATGGGTAAAACCTACAgcctgccctctgggtttgaagACGCCCGTAAGGACGCCTTAGAGATGATCGTTTTGGTGGGCTGGAGTCTCGGCCACGGGTCCGAGTGTGAATGCCGAGAGGGCGGTGAGGAGACCGGGCAACCAGGGGAGCACTGCGAGGCACTGCAGGTGCAGGCCAAAGCCCTGAgcagcgcctgcagccagaTGGCCCGTGAGCACGGCAGCCCAGAGGAGCTGCTGCTCACTCTGACACAAAGCTTCCACACGCTCTGCTGTCTGACGCAGGCTTGCATGTCGCTGGTGGAAGGCCTGAGCGCCGAGCGGCAGCGGCGTGAGGTGGTGACCCGGGTGGACGAGGTCGTCATGAACTACGTGTGTCTGCTGAAGGCTGCCGAGGCGGCGTCAGGAAGCAACTGCAATGACCAAAGTGTGAACGCACTGACGCGTCACTCTGCCGCCATGTCCGTCGTCATCCACAACCTAACGCACTCGTTGAGAACACTGATACACAAAGACACGGccgctctgtctctgctctgctctgagtTTTGA